Proteins from a genomic interval of Sugiyamaella lignohabitans strain CBS 10342 chromosome C, complete sequence:
- the YPS1 gene encoding Yps1p (Aspartic protease; member of the yapsin family of proteases involved in cell wall growth and maintenance; attached to the plasma membrane via a glycosylphosphatidylinositol (GPI) anchor; YPS1 has a paralog, MKC7, that arose from the whole genome duplication; GO_component: GO:0031225 - anchored component of membrane [Evidence IEA]; GO_component: GO:0009277 - fungal-type cell wall [Evidence IDA] [PMID 10383953]; GO_component: GO:0016020 - membrane [Evidence IEA]; GO_component: GO:0005886 - plasma membrane [Evidence IEA,IEA]; GO_function: GO:0004190 - aspartic-type endopeptidase activity [Evidence IEA,IEA]; GO_function: GO:0004190 - aspartic-type endopeptidase activity [Evidence IDA] [PMID 8389368]; GO_function: GO:0016787 - hydrolase activity [Evidence IEA]; GO_function: GO:0008233 - peptidase activity [Evidence IEA]; GO_process: GO:0031505 - fungal-type cell wall organization [Evidence IGI] [PMID 16087741]; GO_process: GO:0016485 - protein processing [Evidence IDA] [PMID 8626758]; GO_process: GO:0006508 - proteolysis [Evidence IEA,IEA]) translates to MIFHTLVGLAVVSLAGVHAYNNAGLPLRSAAESVISLQIQGQRGPVAPNERVRSCVNGVCPVPWGNMTDTENVENEAAGSAPASSATPAIRPTELNNLYSYYGVDMQIGTPPQPVTVQLDTGSSDFWVISNKNPFCAKTSEDIQRGWPNCSTNVFDYTKSTTWNFTRKYFHLSYGDDTYIIGRWGTDVVSMGDLRLDQVRVALGDNTNSSQGVFGIGYPQEEATLDKYMNIPVLLKQTGLTQAVAYSLYLNDIDATAGQILFGGVDHDKYTGTLYTLPIVKTDDGDPRMVVQLETVTYNDGKNASQISGEGINVLLDSGTTLTMLPPSIVTPLYSAIGAVEIPDAPLYGVSCPSRDSGKMVQFNFNGAVINVPLAELVLDLGEETGKQFTMPNGDKACGVGIVPSDSDLVLGDTFLRSAYVVYDLENDQISLANTNFNSTTTSIEAITPSGVPGTVLAPSLQHR, encoded by the coding sequence ATGATATTCCATACCTTAGTGGGCCTAGCGGTCGTATCTTTAGCTGGGGTACATGCATACAATAATGCAGGTTTACCCCTGAGGTCTGCAGCCGAATCTGTTATAAGTCTTCAAATCCAAGGACAGCGCGGACCGGTGGCGCCCAACGAGCGGGTCAGATCTTGTGTTAATGGCGTTTGTCCTGTTCCTTGGGGAAACATGACTGATACTGAAaatgttgaaaatgaagctgctggctcggctcctgcttcatctgCGACGCCAGCTATTCGACCCACTGAATTGAATAACTTGTATTCATACTATGGTGTAGATATGCAAATAGGCACACCACCTCAACCTGTAACAGTACAGCTTGATACTGGATCCAGCGACTTCTGGGTGATTTCCAACAAGAATCCGTTCTGTGCTAAGACCAGCGAGGACATCCAGCGAGGCTGGCCAAATTGCTCCACCAATGTGTTTGACTATACCAAGTCCACCACCTGGAACTTTACTAGAAAATATTTCCACCTCTCCTATGGTGACGATACGTATATTATTGGAAGATGGGGAACAGACGTCGTGTCCATGGGTGATCTCCGACTCGACCAAGTCAGGGTAGCACTGGGTGACAACACAAACTCAAGCCAAGGTGTTTTCGGTATTGGATACCcgcaagaagaagcaacttTAGACAAGTATATGAATATCCCTGTATTGCTCAAACAAACTGGACTTACTCAGGCAGTAGCTTACTCGTTATATCTCAATGATATCGATGCCACCGCTGGCCAAATCttgtttggtggtgttgaCCACGACAAGTACACTGGAACTCTCTACACTCTGCCCATAGTGAAAACCGACGATGGAGATCCCAGAATGGTTGTCCAGCTTGAAACCGTCACATACAATGATGGCAAAAATGCAAGTCAGATTTCAGGAGAGGGTATCAATGTTTTGCTGGATTCTGGAACAACTCTGACAATGCTTCCCCCGAGTATTGTCACTCCGCTCTACTCTGCAATTGGAGCAGTTGAGATCCCAGATGCCCCATTATATGGAGTCTCGTGTCCTTCTAGAGACAGTGGTAAAATGGTGCAATTCAACTTCAACGGTGCCGTCATCAATGTGCCTCTAGCCGAGCTTGTTCTCGACTTGGGCGAGGAGACAGGAAAACAGTTCACCATGCCCAACGGAGACAAAGCATGTGGAGTAGGTATCGTGCCAAGCGATTCTGACCTTGTTCTGGGCGACACCTTCCTACGAAGTGCCTACGTGGTCTACGATCTCGAGAATGACCAGATCTCGCTGGCCAACACCAActtcaacagcaccaccaccagcatcgAAGCCATCACTCCCTCTGGTGTCCCTGGAACCGTTCTCGCACCCTCTCTCCAACACCGCTAG
- the CYT1 gene encoding ubiquinol--cytochrome-c reductase catalytic subunit CYT1 (Cytochrome c1; component of the mitochondrial respiratory chain; expression is regulated by the heme-activated, glucose-repressed Hap2p/3p/4p/5p CCAAT-binding complex; GO_component: GO:0016021 - integral component of membrane [Evidence IEA]; GO_component: GO:0016021 - integral component of membrane [Evidence ISM] [PMID 12192589]; GO_component: GO:0016020 - membrane [Evidence IEA]; GO_component: GO:0005743 - mitochondrial inner membrane [Evidence IEA,IEA]; GO_component: GO:0005743 - mitochondrial inner membrane [Evidence TAS] [PMID 11279090]; GO_component: GO:0005746 - mitochondrial respiratory chain [Evidence TAS] [PMID 11279090]; GO_component: GO:0005750 - mitochondrial respiratory chain complex III [Evidence IDA] [PMID 10873857]; GO_component: GO:0005739 - mitochondrion [Evidence IEA]; GO_component: GO:0005739 - mitochondrion [Evidence IDA] [PMID 16823961]; GO_component: GO:0070469 - respiratory chain [Evidence IEA]; GO_function: GO:0009055 - electron carrier activity [Evidence IEA]; GO_function: GO:0045153 - electron transporter, transferring electrons within CoQH2-cytochrome c reductase complex activity [Evidence IMP] [PMID 11279090]; GO_function: GO:0020037 - heme binding [Evidence IEA]; GO_function: GO:0005506 - iron ion binding [Evidence IEA]; GO_function: GO:0046872 - metal ion binding [Evidence IEA]; GO_process: GO:0006122 - mitochondrial electron transport, ubiquinol to cytochrome c [Evidence IMP] [PMID 11279090]; GO_process: GO:0055114 - oxidation-reduction process [Evidence IEA]; GO_process: GO:0006119 - oxidative phosphorylation [Evidence TAS] [PMID 11279090]), with protein MTDAEHGLHAPHYGWSHSGILQTFDHQSIRRGYQVYREVCSSCHSLKLVAWRSLVGVSHSASEAKSMAEEFEYDDEPDDEGNPRKRPGKLADYMPSPYENEQAARAANQGALPPDLSLIVKARHGGCDYIFSLLTGYPDDAPAGVTLPVGLNYNPYFPGGGIAMARVLFDGLVEYEDGTPATTSQMAKDVTTFLNWAAEPEHDERKRAGLKAVTTFAALWALSVWVKRWKWSSIKNRKIVYRPPPKY; from the coding sequence ATGACTGATGCTGAGCACGGTCTTCACGCTCCTCACTACGGATGGTCCCATTCTGGTATTTTGCAAACTTTTGACCACCAGTCCATCAGAAGAGGTTACCAAGTCTACCGTGAGGTGTGCTCGTCATGCCACTCGTTGAAGCTTGTTGCCTGGCGTTCTTTAGTCGGTGTCTCGCACTCTGCATCTGAGGCCAAGTCTATGGCTGAGGAGTTCGAATACGATGACGAACCCGATGATGAGGGTAACCCCAGAAAGAGACCTGGTAAGCTTGCTGATTACATGCCTTCTCCTTATGAGAATGAGCAAGCAGCTCGTGCTGCCAACCAAGGTGCTTTGCCCCCAGATCTTTCCTTGATTGTCAAGGCTCGTCACGGAGGCTGCGATTACATTTTCTCTTTGCTTACTGGATATCCCGATGACGCTCCTGCCGGTGTCACTTTACCTGTTGGTCTTAACTACAACCCTTACTTCCCCGGTGGAGGTATTGCCATGGCCCGTGTCTTGTTCGACGGTCTTGTTGAGTATGAAGATGGTACCCCAGCCACCACCTCGCAAATGGCCAAGGATGTCACCACTTTCTTGAACTGGGCTGCCGAACCCGAGCACGACGAGCGTAAGCGTGCTGGTCTCAAGGCTGTCACTACCTTTGCTGCTCTCTGGGCCCTCTCCGTCTGGGTCAAGAGGTGGAAGTGGTCTTCCATCAAGAACAGAAAGATTGTCTACCGCCCTCCTCCCAAATACTAG